One Glutamicibacter halophytocola DNA segment encodes these proteins:
- a CDS encoding DUF2637 domain-containing protein, with product MEENKLEVPNEPHKAVLGTAVGATVLIAIGAFVLSFAALTDLAERSGISPRLAWIWPIIIDGMIVAATVAIVALNGFNRKAMIYPWSLLFFGAIVSTAANSTHAILTVDSIENGVPALVSALVAAMPPIVLLAITHLTVHMYQKKSEAAKLRAELEYDEEQENAQKYGVAYDDGYSAALNDAKTAEDERMAEIEQEHQDALARARAEGIASARADAKVTPIKQNGQKAKTAAEPVAEQKKATDDKAPLFDDMAKRLSRP from the coding sequence ATGGAAGAAAATAAGCTTGAGGTCCCGAACGAACCGCACAAGGCAGTCCTAGGCACGGCCGTCGGCGCGACGGTCCTGATCGCCATCGGCGCATTCGTGCTCTCTTTCGCCGCACTTACCGACTTGGCCGAGCGCTCGGGCATCAGCCCGCGGCTGGCCTGGATCTGGCCAATCATCATCGACGGCATGATCGTCGCCGCCACGGTGGCCATCGTCGCCTTGAACGGATTCAACCGCAAGGCCATGATCTACCCTTGGTCGCTGTTGTTCTTCGGCGCCATTGTTTCCACCGCTGCGAACTCCACGCACGCCATCTTGACCGTTGACTCGATCGAGAACGGCGTGCCCGCCCTGGTTTCGGCCCTCGTCGCCGCGATGCCGCCAATTGTTCTTTTGGCCATTACCCACTTGACCGTGCACATGTACCAGAAGAAGTCTGAAGCCGCCAAGCTCCGTGCCGAACTTGAGTACGACGAAGAGCAGGAAAATGCCCAGAAGTATGGCGTGGCCTACGACGATGGCTATAGCGCCGCGTTGAACGACGCCAAAACCGCTGAAGACGAGCGCATGGCCGAGATCGAGCAGGAACATCAGGATGCCTTGGCCCGTGCTCGCGCCGAAGGTATCGCCAGCGCACGCGCGGATGCCAAGGTCACCCCGATCAAGCAGAATGGCCAGAAGGCCAAGACTGCTGCCGAGCCGGTGGCCGAGCAGAAGAAGGCCACTGACGACAAGGCTCCGCTGTTTGACGACATGGCCAAGCGCCTGAGCCGTCCGTAG
- a CDS encoding GTP pyrophosphokinase has product MTEPQREPRDDEFSEHIENSVEQYKSVTGELNTVMSAMKAKIRRLFAQSEVQPLFITGRVKSAQSFRAKASRRLQETSESAPVLEFPNPLREIHDMVGIRIIVMLPHEIQQVASLIKSHRDSFDCRSDREKDIGSVESGTYGYSSRHLLLKTRSEPTVRKFQEALGKPVVASGNFVFEVQIRTVLQHAWSEMEHDIRFKHPGEAAWNPQIDRHFTATAAMLETVEDYFTDINELYHRLNGYHDQQGAGAEPLSGEKIGEIWQTLLPHVDRKRDDDWSWASELLDAHEINQTWQLAQLLDANVVTDVRAALDHRYSPGPDRLLDDVLLWRFGKEHIDKTSGGDLRREGSLRRRLIQMKDYRSQPGQ; this is encoded by the coding sequence ATGACGGAACCCCAGCGTGAGCCAAGGGACGATGAGTTCTCCGAGCACATCGAGAACTCCGTTGAACAGTACAAGTCTGTCACCGGCGAGCTGAATACCGTCATGTCTGCCATGAAAGCGAAGATCCGCAGGCTCTTTGCGCAAAGCGAAGTCCAGCCCTTGTTCATCACCGGACGGGTCAAATCTGCGCAGTCCTTCCGTGCAAAGGCTTCGCGCCGGTTGCAGGAAACGAGCGAGAGCGCTCCGGTGCTCGAATTCCCCAACCCGCTGCGCGAAATCCACGACATGGTCGGCATCCGCATCATCGTGATGCTGCCTCATGAAATCCAGCAGGTTGCAAGCCTGATCAAATCCCACCGGGACTCCTTCGACTGCCGCAGCGATCGCGAGAAGGATATCGGTTCAGTCGAGTCGGGGACCTACGGGTACTCTTCAAGGCACCTGCTTCTCAAAACCCGCAGCGAACCAACCGTGCGGAAATTCCAGGAAGCCCTGGGAAAGCCGGTGGTTGCCAGCGGAAACTTCGTCTTTGAAGTCCAGATCCGCACGGTGCTCCAGCACGCTTGGAGCGAGATGGAACACGACATCCGCTTCAAGCATCCCGGCGAAGCCGCCTGGAACCCGCAGATTGACCGGCACTTCACCGCCACCGCGGCCATGCTTGAAACGGTTGAAGACTACTTCACCGATATCAATGAGCTGTACCACCGGCTCAACGGCTACCACGACCAGCAGGGTGCCGGAGCCGAGCCGTTGTCAGGCGAAAAGATTGGTGAAATCTGGCAGACCCTGTTGCCGCACGTTGACCGCAAACGCGACGACGATTGGTCTTGGGCCTCCGAACTGCTCGATGCGCACGAAATCAACCAGACCTGGCAATTGGCGCAGTTGCTGGACGCCAACGTGGTCACCGACGTTCGCGCGGCATTGGACCACCGCTATTCGCCGGGCCCAGACCGCCTGCTGGACGACGTCCTGCTGTGGCGTTTTGGCAAGGAGCACATCGACAAGACCAGCGGAGGGGACCTTCGCCGAGAAGGTTCGCTGCGCCGCCGGTTGATTCAAATGAAGGACTACCGCTCCCAACCAGGGCAGTAG